In the Emcibacteraceae bacterium genome, GCGTGCGCTTCAAGCTTTAGCTGTTCTCTTTTGATATTGAGACTATTCCCTTGGGGAAACATCTGGCTAACACCAATCCTGATCTGGGTCATTCCATCCTGATTAAGGGAAAAATTATTGGTCGGCACATTGGAAAGCCCCAATGATATCTGCGGATCGGGGAGTGATCCTGCCGCCACACTCATGGATTTTGTTGCGTCCTCCATGTGTCTGTTGCCCTCGATCCAGGGATCATTTTGCTGCGCACGCTTTACGGCCTGCTCGATATATATTGGTTGACTGGTATTTTGGGCCAATACCGGGCCTTCTATGGTTAAAGTTGCTAAAACCATAATAATGAATGTTCTAATCATTATGTCTTACTCCTCTTGGCTCACGCCAGAGCATCTTGATTTTTTCCTTAAGAAAAGAATTTCTCCACTAACAGGTCTGAAATATTGAGGACTGACCTCAATCAGACACACTTATCCTGCGTTAAGCAGAAATTGGTGGACGAAATAGAGAAGTAAGAGGCTGGGAACTTATTGAAATGACTGGGATATCAATTTGCTGAGTAGAAACATACTCAAAACCGGTTAAGGAAAATTCAGGCAGTATGCAGCTGATAGCAAGGTTGCAATCCATGGCACATACCGGATCGTCATCACAACAATCCATCTTGCCTGACGACATGAACATTATTTTATGATCCATTTTATGCATGTTCATATCACAGCTGCTCCCGCCTTGCGCGGCCAATGCCTGTCCGGAAAGGACAATCAAAATAAGAAGTGCTGTAAATATTTTCTGTTTCAACTGCATAAATCGCCTTCAATAGTTTTAAAAGTTATGACAAAGCCTACTTCTTATTTCAATCATTTTTTCTACATTTTAACCAGTCTGAGCCTTAAGGCATTACTGACGACCGATAGTGATGAAAGGCTCATTGCCGTTGCCGCAATAATCGGCGAGAGTAAAATACCAAAAAACGGGTACAATACACCTGCGGCCACGGGAACCCCCAACGCGTTATAAATGAAGGCCAGAAACAAATTTTGTTTAATATTTCCCATAGTGGCGTCCGATAATCTTCTGGCACGGACAATAGCATTTAATTCACCACGCACCAGAGTGATGCTGGCACTTTCAAGCGCGACATCAGCGCCAGTTCCCATGGCAATGCCGACATCCGCTTGGGCAAGGGCTGGCGCATCATTTACGCCGTCCCCCGCCATAGCAACAATTGCACCGGCCGCCTGTAATTTCTTAATAATATCAACCTTTCCAGCCGGAAGGACCCCTGCCTTAACATCATCAATGGCAAGTTTGGCCGCAACGGCACGGGCCGTTTTTTCCTCATCCCCGGTGACCATAACGATCTTAAGGCCTTCATTTTTTAAATCCAGCAGTGCCTTGGGGGTGGTTTCCTTAATGGGATCAGCAACCGCAATCAGCCCGGCCAGTTTGTTATCAATTGCTTGCATCATAATGGTTTTGCCTTCTGACCTTAAGGTTTGTGCTTGTTCCAATGCAGCGTCAGTTGAAACACCCAGTAATTCCATCATCTTACTATTGCCAAGGGCAACTTTCTTACCGTCAAATTTTCCACTGACACCCTTGCCTGTTTCCGTTTCAAAATCATCAATTGCTGCGGCGGAAATGTTTTTATTTTCGGCACCCTTTACGATCGCTGTGGCAAGGGGGTGTTCACTCTTTTTTTCCAGTCCACTGGCGACACTCAGTATTTGTTCTTCTTCAAAACCATCCATCGCTACAACATCGGTTAAGGCGGGTTTTCCAACTGTTAATGTACCCGTTTTATCAACGATAAGGGTATCAACACTTGTAAACCTCTCAAGCGCTTCGGCATTTTTAATGAGTACACCTAATTGGGCGCCCCGTCCCATACCAACCATGATTGACATTGGGGTAGCAAGGCCGACGGCACATGGACAGGCGATAATTAGAACAGAGACAGCCGCCACAAAGCCAAATGTAAAGGATGGCTCGGGACCAAAAATATACCATACTGTGAATGCAACAACGGCCGACAAAATAACGGCC is a window encoding:
- a CDS encoding heavy metal translocating P-type ATPase translates to MHSECNHNHTKKQAHDPVCGMTVDIATAKYQSSYKNNDYYFCSSHCHSKFEADPEKYLEKSSAPEQMPKGTQYTCPMHPEIIQDHPGDCPICGMALEPMGVFSGDEGPNPELVDFTKRLKIGFIAALPVFILEMGGHIFPAIHQLVEPKSSYIIQFLLASVVVLWTAQPIFVRGYKSVKTMNLNMWTLISLGTGVAYLYSIVALFLPDIFPDQVKSDHGLVPVYFEASSVIIVLVLLGQVLELKAREKTGGAIRALLDLAPKKAIRIKNDGTEEEVPIEEINVGDIVRVRPGEKVPVDGEVVEGRSFVDESMLSGEPVPVEKSVGDKVTGATLNTKGSFNFKAERVGSETMLSQIVNMVADAQRSRAPIQKYADLIASWFVPAVILSAVVAFTVWYIFGPEPSFTFGFVAAVSVLIIACPCAVGLATPMSIMVGMGRGAQLGVLIKNAEALERFTSVDTLIVDKTGTLTVGKPALTDVVAMDGFEEEQILSVASGLEKKSEHPLATAIVKGAENKNISAAAIDDFETETGKGVSGKFDGKKVALGNSKMMELLGVSTDAALEQAQTLRSEGKTIMMQAIDNKLAGLIAVADPIKETTPKALLDLKNEGLKIVMVTGDEEKTARAVAAKLAIDDVKAGVLPAGKVDIIKKLQAAGAIVAMAGDGVNDAPALAQADVGIAMGTGADVALESASITLVRGELNAIVRARRLSDATMGNIKQNLFLAFIYNALGVPVAAGVLYPFFGILLSPIIAATAMSLSSLSVVSNALRLRLVKM